A DNA window from Falco peregrinus isolate bFalPer1 chromosome 8, bFalPer1.pri, whole genome shotgun sequence contains the following coding sequences:
- the GALNT3 gene encoding polypeptide N-acetylgalactosaminyltransferase 3 isoform X2, with product MALKKTPKLFKKLFFHWKLWKFSIIVFVFLIFLFLLQREVGIQDFKDEGIEPVVGKKSHVLGLVLNAMNNIKGAKPKMQIKAPVRQTKIPGERHCLPGHYTAVELKPFLDRPFQDPNAPGASGKGFKTINLNSEEQKEKQHGEEKHCFNAFASDRISLHRDLGPDTRPPECIEQKFKRCPPLPTTSVIIVFHNEAWSTLLRTVHSVMYTSPAILLKEIILVDDASVDEYLHDKLDEYVKQFRIVKVVRQKERKGLITARLLGASVATGETLTFLDAHCECFYGWLEPLLARIAENPVAVVSPDIASIDLNTFEFNKPSPYVHSHNRGNFDWSLSFGWESIPEDENKRRKDETYPIRTPTFAGGLFSISKDYFEHIGGYDEEMEIWGGENIEMSFRVWQCGGQLEIMPCSVVGHVFRSKSPHTFPKGTQVITRNQVRLAEVWMDEYKEIFYRRNTEAAKIVKQKTFGDISKRLDLRQRLQCKNFTWYLRNVYPEAYVPDLNPLFFGYLKNTGNRMCLDVGEHNHGGKPLIMYSCHGLGGNQDSHYQGRCWWESGQWETKWPGLSHLPYHACSLIV from the exons atggctttgaaaaaaacacctaaactattcaagaaattattttttcactggaaaCTTTGGAAGTTTAGCATTATTGTGTTTgtctttctgatatttttatttttattacaaagagAAGTGGGTATTCAAGACTTTAAAGATGAGGGGATTGAGCCAGTTGTTGGAAAGAAAAGTCATGTATTAGGTCTTGTGTTAAATGCTATGAACAATATCAAAGGTGCGAAGccaaaaatgcagataaaagcACCTGTTAGACAAACCAAGATTCCTGGAGAGAGACACTGTTTGCCAGGACACTATACTGCAGTGGAACTAAAACCCTTTCTGGATCGACCCTTTCAAGATCCTAATGCTCCTGGAGCTTCTGGTAAAGGATTTAAAACCATCAATTTAAattcagaagaacagaaagaaaaacagcatggagaagaaaaacattgttttaatgCATTTGCAAGTGATAGGATTTCTTTACACCGAGATCTTGGACCAGATACTCGACCTCCTGA ATGTATTGAACAAAAGTTTAAGCGTTGCCCGCCATTGCCAACCACAAGTGTTATAATAGTTTTTCATAATGAAGCCTGGTCCACTCTGCTCAGAACTGTTCACAGTGTGATGTATACATCTCCTGCAATACTgctaaaggaaattattttggtgGACGATGCCAGTGTAGATG aatATTTGCATGATAAACTAGATGAATATGTGAAACAATTTCGAATAGTTAAAGTAGTCcgtcaaaaggaaagaaaaggtctAATCACAGCACGATTGTTGGGAGCTTCAGTAGCAACAGGAGAGACCCTTACCTTTCTGGATGCTCATT GTGAATGCTTTTACGGCTGGTTAGAGCCGTTATTGGCAAGAATAGCTGAGAACCCTGTTGCTGTTGTAAGCCCTGATATTGCTTCTATAGATCTCAATACTTTTGAATTCAATAAACCATCTCCTTACGTGCATAGCCACAACAGAGGAAATTTTGATTGGAGTTTGTCATTTGGATGGGAATCTATTcctgaagatgaaaataaaagaagaaaagatgaaaccTATCCCATTAG AACACCTACTTTTGCTGGAGGTCTCTTTTCAATATCAAAAGACTACTTTGAACACATTGGAGGCTATgatgaagaaatggaaatatggGGAGGTGAAAATATAGAAATGTCTTTCAGA GTATGGCAATGTGGTGGACAGTTGGAGATCATGCCTTGCTCTGTTGTTGGCCATGTCTTTCGCAGCAAGAGTCCCCATACTTTCCCAAAAGGTACTCAAGTGATCACACGTAATCAAGTCCGCCTTGCAGAAGTGTGGATGGatgaatataaagaaatattttaccgAAGAAACACAGAGGCAGCAAAAATTGTGAAACAA AAAACTTTTGGAGACATCTCAAAAAGACTTGACTTAAGGCAGCGTCTGCAGTGTAAAAATTTTACCTGGTATCTCAGAAATGTTTATCCAGAAGCATATGTGCCAGACCTAAATCCTTTGTTTTTTGGATAC TTAAAAAATACAGGTAATCGCATGTGTCTGGATGTTGGTGAACATAACCATGGTGGCAAACCGTTGATTATGTATTCTTGTCATGGACTTGGAGGAAATCAG GACTCGCACTATCAAGGAAGATGTTGGTGGGAATCCGGCCAATGGGAGACCAAGTGGCCAGGCCTGAGCCACCTTCCTTATCATGCTTGCAGCCTCATAGTGTGA
- the GALNT3 gene encoding polypeptide N-acetylgalactosaminyltransferase 3 isoform X1, which translates to MALKKTPKLFKKLFFHWKLWKFSIIVFVFLIFLFLLQREVGIQDFKDEGIEPVVGKKSHVLGLVLNAMNNIKGAKPKMQIKAPVRQTKIPGERHCLPGHYTAVELKPFLDRPFQDPNAPGASGKGFKTINLNSEEQKEKQHGEEKHCFNAFASDRISLHRDLGPDTRPPECIEQKFKRCPPLPTTSVIIVFHNEAWSTLLRTVHSVMYTSPAILLKEIILVDDASVDEYLHDKLDEYVKQFRIVKVVRQKERKGLITARLLGASVATGETLTFLDAHCECFYGWLEPLLARIAENPVAVVSPDIASIDLNTFEFNKPSPYVHSHNRGNFDWSLSFGWESIPEDENKRRKDETYPIRTPTFAGGLFSISKDYFEHIGGYDEEMEIWGGENIEMSFRVWQCGGQLEIMPCSVVGHVFRSKSPHTFPKGTQVITRNQVRLAEVWMDEYKEIFYRRNTEAAKIVKQKTFGDISKRLDLRQRLQCKNFTWYLRNVYPEAYVPDLNPLFFGYLKNTGNRMCLDVGEHNHGGKPLIMYSCHGLGGNQYFEYSARHEIRHNIQKELCLHASKGPVQLRECNYKGQKTFAVGEEQWLHQKDQTLYNAALHMCLTGNGEHPSLASCNPSDPFQKWIFGQNN; encoded by the exons atggctttgaaaaaaacacctaaactattcaagaaattattttttcactggaaaCTTTGGAAGTTTAGCATTATTGTGTTTgtctttctgatatttttatttttattacaaagagAAGTGGGTATTCAAGACTTTAAAGATGAGGGGATTGAGCCAGTTGTTGGAAAGAAAAGTCATGTATTAGGTCTTGTGTTAAATGCTATGAACAATATCAAAGGTGCGAAGccaaaaatgcagataaaagcACCTGTTAGACAAACCAAGATTCCTGGAGAGAGACACTGTTTGCCAGGACACTATACTGCAGTGGAACTAAAACCCTTTCTGGATCGACCCTTTCAAGATCCTAATGCTCCTGGAGCTTCTGGTAAAGGATTTAAAACCATCAATTTAAattcagaagaacagaaagaaaaacagcatggagaagaaaaacattgttttaatgCATTTGCAAGTGATAGGATTTCTTTACACCGAGATCTTGGACCAGATACTCGACCTCCTGA ATGTATTGAACAAAAGTTTAAGCGTTGCCCGCCATTGCCAACCACAAGTGTTATAATAGTTTTTCATAATGAAGCCTGGTCCACTCTGCTCAGAACTGTTCACAGTGTGATGTATACATCTCCTGCAATACTgctaaaggaaattattttggtgGACGATGCCAGTGTAGATG aatATTTGCATGATAAACTAGATGAATATGTGAAACAATTTCGAATAGTTAAAGTAGTCcgtcaaaaggaaagaaaaggtctAATCACAGCACGATTGTTGGGAGCTTCAGTAGCAACAGGAGAGACCCTTACCTTTCTGGATGCTCATT GTGAATGCTTTTACGGCTGGTTAGAGCCGTTATTGGCAAGAATAGCTGAGAACCCTGTTGCTGTTGTAAGCCCTGATATTGCTTCTATAGATCTCAATACTTTTGAATTCAATAAACCATCTCCTTACGTGCATAGCCACAACAGAGGAAATTTTGATTGGAGTTTGTCATTTGGATGGGAATCTATTcctgaagatgaaaataaaagaagaaaagatgaaaccTATCCCATTAG AACACCTACTTTTGCTGGAGGTCTCTTTTCAATATCAAAAGACTACTTTGAACACATTGGAGGCTATgatgaagaaatggaaatatggGGAGGTGAAAATATAGAAATGTCTTTCAGA GTATGGCAATGTGGTGGACAGTTGGAGATCATGCCTTGCTCTGTTGTTGGCCATGTCTTTCGCAGCAAGAGTCCCCATACTTTCCCAAAAGGTACTCAAGTGATCACACGTAATCAAGTCCGCCTTGCAGAAGTGTGGATGGatgaatataaagaaatattttaccgAAGAAACACAGAGGCAGCAAAAATTGTGAAACAA AAAACTTTTGGAGACATCTCAAAAAGACTTGACTTAAGGCAGCGTCTGCAGTGTAAAAATTTTACCTGGTATCTCAGAAATGTTTATCCAGAAGCATATGTGCCAGACCTAAATCCTTTGTTTTTTGGATAC TTAAAAAATACAGGTAATCGCATGTGTCTGGATGTTGGTGAACATAACCATGGTGGCAAACCGTTGATTATGTATTCTTGTCATGGACTTGGAGGAAATCAG taCTTTGAATATTCTGCACGCCATGAAATTCGACATAACATTCAGAAGGAGCTTTGTCTGCATGCTTCTAAAGGACCTGTGCAGCTTCGCGAATGTAACTACAAAGGCCAGAAAACCTTTGCTGTTGGGGAAGAGCAATGGCTGCATCAAAAG GATCAAACTCTGTACAATGCAGCACTACATATGTGCCTTACAGGAAATGGAGAGCATCCAAGTTTGGCATCCTGTAATCCATCAGACCCCTTCCAGAAGTGGATCTTTGGCCAGAACAATTAA